AAACGAAGGCGAGCTAACCATAGAAATGGAGAAAATATTAAACTCTATGCCTAACAATCAAAACCTTAAGGCAGATAAAATCCTTGAAATAAACACCAACCACGATGTTTTCAGCATTTTGAAGGAGGCTTATCAAAATGACAAGGATAAGCTAAGCCTATATACGGATTTGCTTTATAACCAGGCTCTCTTAATAGAAGGCCTACCGGTAACAGATCCGGTGGAATTTACAAATAATATCTGCAAATTGATGAAGTAAGAATTTAAAAAGTCCGTTTTCGGGTGTGCCCGGGAGCGGACTTCATTTTAAAATAAATTGCCTTACGGCTATGAGCAGTAAATTCATAATACCAAGAGTCATATTTTCTCAGAAATTTTACTTGCCGGTTATAAGCAGCGAATTCATAATGCTGGGATTTCCTATGTTATCAAGAAATTTTCCCGCGCCGTATACAACGCAATCTAAGGGATTGTCAGCAACTTTAACGGGGACTTTGGCTTCACTCATGAGCAGTTTATCCAAATCCTTAAGCAGCGCTCCGCCGCCTGTCAGAATAATTCCCCTGTCTATTACATCTGCCGATAATTCCGGCGGAGTTTCTTCCAGTACGGATTTTACCGCATTTACGATTGTGTTTATGGTCTCTTTAATGGCTTCATAAACCTGAAGAGAGGAAATAGTCACCGATTTGGGAAGGCCGGTAATAAGGTCCCGCCCGCGTATTTCAAGTAATATCTCGGTTTCCGGCAAAAGAGCCGAAGCCACTTCTGTCTTTATGAATTCCGCCGTTCTTTCTCCTACCATCAGGTTATATTCCCGCCTTATGTATGAAATTATGGATTGGTCAAGTTCGTCTCCTGCCATCCTTAAAGAACGGCTGGCTACAATGTTTCCCAGGGATAAAAGCGCGATATCCGTGGTACCGCCGCCTATATCCACAACCAAGCTTCCTGTAGCTTCCGCAACAGGAAGTCCGGCACCGATGGCCGCTGCAACAGGCTCGGGGATAAGATAAACTTTTTTTGCTCCCGCCCTGTAGGTGGCTTCTTCAATTGCATTTCTCTCCACCTGGGTGACGCCCGATGGGTAGCACACAACTATCTTAGGGCTTTTCATGGAATATTTGCCTGCCACCTTTTTAATGAAATACTTCAGCATGGCCTGGGTAGCGTCAAAATCGGCTATAACCCCGTCCTTTAAAGGCCTTATGGTATTTATATTTTCCGGTGTCCTTCCTATCATAAGCTTGGCTTCATCGCCAACTGCCAAAACTTCCTTAGATGAATCGCTCTTAACTGCAACAACGGATGGCTCTCGTAGAACAATACCTTTACCCTTGGCATATATAAGGGTATTTGCAGTACCTAAATCTATTCCCATTTCTTTTGAAAAAAAGTTTGTCCACATTATTTGTTCCCCCTCTCTCAATCATTGGATTATATTAATCATTCATAATACAAATATACGTCCAAGCCTTGCAATATATTAATTAATTTGATTTATATATTTTTCACAATCCTTCATGAACTTTATAAAAAACAGGAGGATTTTAAAATTTTTTATTGAATTTTATGCTTATATCAAAAGAAATTTGTAAAATAAAATTGTAAGGTGGGTGTAAAAATGACAGATGCATTAAATCTTGCTCAGGAAAGAACCCGTCTTTTTCAGGACTTGAAAAGAGGTTTCATTCCTAAAAGAGTGCCTATCTCCGTAGGATATGGCAAAGAATTCTGCCTTTTGTATGCAGGGCATGACTTACTGGAAGGGCAGTGGAATTCAGCTTTCTGGGAGTCGGCTTTCGATAAGGTTTGCCAGGAATTCATATCCGATACCCTTCCTGTAAGTTCCTTCAGATTCCCTGCGGCATTTCAGATTTTAGAGTCAAAGCAGTTTGTTATGAGTTCCAGCGGTTTTATGCAGCATCCCGAGGTAATTGGCATGGAGCCGGAAGAATATGATGAGCTTATCAAAGCTCCCTATGATTTTATAGTGAGCAAAGTACTTCCCCGAGTTTTTGCAGCATTAGACACAGACCCGACCACAAGATCCATCGTCTTCGCAAAAGCTATGAAATCCTTCCTTGATGATTTTGCTGTTTATGGAGGAATTACAGGCAAGCTCAGGCAAAAATATGGTTATGCAATAAGTTCACCTTTATCCGGGGGATTCACACTGGCACCCTTGGATATTATTGCCGACTGGGCAAGGGGCTTTACGGGAATTGTTACCGATATAAGGCGTTTCCCCGAAAAAGTGGAGGCAGCCTGCGAAGCAGTAGTTCCTATAGCCCTAAAAATGGGTATACCACCCAAGCCCTCAATTGACGGCACTACATTCATTCCTTTACATATGGGACCTTTCATGAGAGAAAAAGATTTCGCAAAATTTTATTGGCCTACATTTAAAAAGGTTGTCCAGGCACTGGCTGATTCCGGTCAGGGTGTGTCCATTTTTGTGGAGCAAAACTGGATGAGGTTTATAGATTATCTTTATGAATTGCCGGAAAATACACAGATGAAATTTGAATACGGTGACCCTAAGCTTGTAAAAGACAAGCTGGGAAAGAAGCACATACTTTCCGGATTCTATCCCGTAACTTTATTAAAAACCGGCACAAAAGAGCAGTGTATTGACAAGGCAAAAGAGCTTATAGATATATTGGCACCCGGCGGAAGGTACTGGTTCGACTTTGACAAGAGCGTCCTTGTTCCGGAAAACGTCAACCTGGAAAACCTTAAGGCAGTTCTCCAGTATGTTTATGAGAATACAAATTATTCCGACTACAAGGAAAACACCTATGAAGAACAGAAACCGGGAGTATTGCCATCAAGGGAATTTGCAGGGCATAAATACTACAAGACCTGGAATGAATACAGGGAAACTCACCCCGAAGTTACCGGAAAAGCTGAAAAATTTGCCGCTCCTGTGCTTCAAAGCTATGAAGAAACAATATTCAGATTCATAACCAGCGCACTGTAAAATACATAAAAAAGAGGCTGCCGCATTTGAAACACTGCTTGCGACAGCCTCTTTTACTCATTTACAACCTTGTTTCTCACATTTAATAGTCCTCTTTCGCAGCGGTTTCCCCAGCCGTCCAAAAACTCGTTATTTTTCATTACGCAGACTATTTCGCAATTGTTAGGGCACATGCCGCATTCTCTTCCCTCTGTCGAAAAATCCACATTACGTATATTGAAGCTGAAGAGCTTTTCTATTTTTGATTTTTTTGCCAGGATTGCAGCACCTATGGAGCCTAACAGATGGCTGTTTTTATCAACCAGAATCTTTTCACATGTTATTTCCTCAAAGGCTTTGACCACTCCCGGATTTTTGCTGACACCTCCCTGAAAAACTATGGGCGGCTTTATGGTTTTGCCCTTGCCTACATTATTCAGGTAATTTGTAACCACCGCACGGCACAGTCCGGCGATAATGTCTTCTTTTTTATGGCCGATCTGAGCCTTGTGAATCAAATCCGACTCGGCAAAGACAGTGCACCTCCCGGCAATTTTAGTGGGATTTTGCGCCCTTAAGGCATAACTTCCGAATTCCTCAACAGCTATGCCCAGTCTTTTTGACTGGGAGGATAAAAAGGAGCCGGTACCGGCAGCACATAGGGTGTTCATTGCATAATCCGTTACAATTCCTTTATCGAGTATAATTATTTTGCTGTCCTGGCCTCCTATTTCAAATATGGTTCTCACCTCGGGATAAATAGATAAAGT
This genomic window from Oxobacter pfennigii contains:
- a CDS encoding rod shape-determining protein, whose amino-acid sequence is MWTNFFSKEMGIDLGTANTLIYAKGKGIVLREPSVVAVKSDSSKEVLAVGDEAKLMIGRTPENINTIRPLKDGVIADFDATQAMLKYFIKKVAGKYSMKSPKIVVCYPSGVTQVERNAIEEATYRAGAKKVYLIPEPVAAAIGAGLPVAEATGSLVVDIGGGTTDIALLSLGNIVASRSLRMAGDELDQSIISYIRREYNLMVGERTAEFIKTEVASALLPETEILLEIRGRDLITGLPKSVTISSLQVYEAIKETINTIVNAVKSVLEETPPELSADVIDRGIILTGGGALLKDLDKLLMSEAKVPVKVADNPLDCVVYGAGKFLDNIGNPSIMNSLLITGK
- a CDS encoding acyl-CoA dehydratase activase; this translates as MIKGYLGVDIGSISTKAVVIDENDKLLAETYLWTEGDPIDAVKRVLAEIESQIQSHVQVVSIGTTGSARELIGTILEAQVIKNEITSHAIGTLSIYPEVRTIFEIGGQDSKIIILDKGIVTDYAMNTLCAAGTGSFLSSQSKRLGIAVEEFGSYALRAQNPTKIAGRCTVFAESDLIHKAQIGHKKEDIIAGLCRAVVTNYLNNVGKGKTIKPPIVFQGGVSKNPGVVKAFEEITCEKILVDKNSHLLGSIGAAILAKKSKIEKLFSFNIRNVDFSTEGRECGMCPNNCEIVCVMKNNEFLDGWGNRCERGLLNVRNKVVNE
- a CDS encoding uroporphyrinogen decarboxylase family protein, whose protein sequence is MTDALNLAQERTRLFQDLKRGFIPKRVPISVGYGKEFCLLYAGHDLLEGQWNSAFWESAFDKVCQEFISDTLPVSSFRFPAAFQILESKQFVMSSSGFMQHPEVIGMEPEEYDELIKAPYDFIVSKVLPRVFAALDTDPTTRSIVFAKAMKSFLDDFAVYGGITGKLRQKYGYAISSPLSGGFTLAPLDIIADWARGFTGIVTDIRRFPEKVEAACEAVVPIALKMGIPPKPSIDGTTFIPLHMGPFMREKDFAKFYWPTFKKVVQALADSGQGVSIFVEQNWMRFIDYLYELPENTQMKFEYGDPKLVKDKLGKKHILSGFYPVTLLKTGTKEQCIDKAKELIDILAPGGRYWFDFDKSVLVPENVNLENLKAVLQYVYENTNYSDYKENTYEEQKPGVLPSREFAGHKYYKTWNEYRETHPEVTGKAEKFAAPVLQSYEETIFRFITSAL